A part of Hippopotamus amphibius kiboko isolate mHipAmp2 chromosome 16, mHipAmp2.hap2, whole genome shotgun sequence genomic DNA contains:
- the C5AR1 gene encoding C5a anaphylatoxin chemotactic receptor 1 isoform X1: MDAMASVTPDYDYGNFTYNPNSSVDNSSKTLTLGTPDKIALVIFATVFLVGVPGNALVVWVTGFEVKRTINAIWFLNLAVADLLSCLALPILFASVVQHGHWPFGDAACKILPSLILLNMYASILLLTTISADRFLLVFNPVWCQNYRGAHLAWVACVMSWGLALLLIIPSFKFRKVHVEHFPPSTMCVIDYGKNGFYAERSVAVLRLVVGFLGPLVTLTVCYTFLLIRAWSRSATRSTKTLKVVVAVVTSFFVFWLPYQVTGMMLFFLHKNGIKFVSTLDALCVSIAYINCCINPIIYVVAGQGFQARVLKSLPSRLRYVLTEESVGRESKSNTLSTMDTPALKSQAV, from the coding sequence GACGCCATGGCTTCCGTGACCCCGGATTATGATTATGGCAACTTTACCTATAACCCCAACAGCTCAGTGGATAACTCTTCCAAAACCCTCACGCTGGGCACTCCAGATAAGATCGCCCTGGTGATTTTTGCGACCGTCTTCCTGGTGGGAGTGCCGGGCAATGCCCTGGTGGTCTGGGTGACGGGATTCGAGGTCAAGCGAACCATCAATGCCATCTGGTTTCTCAACCTGGCAGTGGCCGACCTCCTCTCCTGCCTGGCACTGCCCATCTTGTTTGCATCTGTGGTCCAGCACGGCCATTGGCCCTTCGGTGACGCTGCCTGTAAAATCCTGCCCTCTCTTATCCTGCTCAACATGTACGCCAGCATCTTGCTCCTGACCACCATCAGCGCCGACCGCTTCCTGCTGGTGTTTAATCCCGTCTGGTGCCAGAACTACCGAGGGGCCCACTTGGCCTGGGTGGCCTGCGTTATGTCCTGGGGCTTGGCTCTGCTGCTGATCATACCTTCCTTTAAGTTTCGTAAGGTTCACGTAGAGCACTTCCCGCCCTCGACGATGTGTGTGATTGACTACGGTAAAAACGGTTTCTACGCAGAGAGGTCTGTGGCCGTCCTCCGGCTGGTCGTGGGCTTCCTGGGGCCGCTGGTCACGCTTACAGTCTGTTACACTTTCCTCCTGATCCGGGCGTGGAGCCGCAGTGCTACCCGCTCCACCAAGACGCtgaaggtggtggtggcagtggtgaccAGCTTCTTTGTCTTCTGGTTGCCCTAccaggtgacagggatgatgctgttttttttaCACAAGAATGGCATCAAATTCGTGTCCACTTTGGATGCCCTGTGTGTCTCCATAGCTTATATCAACTGCTGCATTAATCCCATCATCTATGTGGTCGCTGGCCAGGGCTTTCAAGCACGGGTCCTTAAGtccctcccctccaggctccGGTATGTGTTGACTGAAGAGAGTGTGGGCCGGGAGAGCAAGTCCAACACACTCTCCACGATGGACACCCCGGCGCTGAAGAGCCAGGCAGTGTAA
- the C5AR1 gene encoding C5a anaphylatoxin chemotactic receptor 1 isoform X2 codes for MASVTPDYDYGNFTYNPNSSVDNSSKTLTLGTPDKIALVIFATVFLVGVPGNALVVWVTGFEVKRTINAIWFLNLAVADLLSCLALPILFASVVQHGHWPFGDAACKILPSLILLNMYASILLLTTISADRFLLVFNPVWCQNYRGAHLAWVACVMSWGLALLLIIPSFKFRKVHVEHFPPSTMCVIDYGKNGFYAERSVAVLRLVVGFLGPLVTLTVCYTFLLIRAWSRSATRSTKTLKVVVAVVTSFFVFWLPYQVTGMMLFFLHKNGIKFVSTLDALCVSIAYINCCINPIIYVVAGQGFQARVLKSLPSRLRYVLTEESVGRESKSNTLSTMDTPALKSQAV; via the coding sequence ATGGCTTCCGTGACCCCGGATTATGATTATGGCAACTTTACCTATAACCCCAACAGCTCAGTGGATAACTCTTCCAAAACCCTCACGCTGGGCACTCCAGATAAGATCGCCCTGGTGATTTTTGCGACCGTCTTCCTGGTGGGAGTGCCGGGCAATGCCCTGGTGGTCTGGGTGACGGGATTCGAGGTCAAGCGAACCATCAATGCCATCTGGTTTCTCAACCTGGCAGTGGCCGACCTCCTCTCCTGCCTGGCACTGCCCATCTTGTTTGCATCTGTGGTCCAGCACGGCCATTGGCCCTTCGGTGACGCTGCCTGTAAAATCCTGCCCTCTCTTATCCTGCTCAACATGTACGCCAGCATCTTGCTCCTGACCACCATCAGCGCCGACCGCTTCCTGCTGGTGTTTAATCCCGTCTGGTGCCAGAACTACCGAGGGGCCCACTTGGCCTGGGTGGCCTGCGTTATGTCCTGGGGCTTGGCTCTGCTGCTGATCATACCTTCCTTTAAGTTTCGTAAGGTTCACGTAGAGCACTTCCCGCCCTCGACGATGTGTGTGATTGACTACGGTAAAAACGGTTTCTACGCAGAGAGGTCTGTGGCCGTCCTCCGGCTGGTCGTGGGCTTCCTGGGGCCGCTGGTCACGCTTACAGTCTGTTACACTTTCCTCCTGATCCGGGCGTGGAGCCGCAGTGCTACCCGCTCCACCAAGACGCtgaaggtggtggtggcagtggtgaccAGCTTCTTTGTCTTCTGGTTGCCCTAccaggtgacagggatgatgctgttttttttaCACAAGAATGGCATCAAATTCGTGTCCACTTTGGATGCCCTGTGTGTCTCCATAGCTTATATCAACTGCTGCATTAATCCCATCATCTATGTGGTCGCTGGCCAGGGCTTTCAAGCACGGGTCCTTAAGtccctcccctccaggctccGGTATGTGTTGACTGAAGAGAGTGTGGGCCGGGAGAGCAAGTCCAACACACTCTCCACGATGGACACCCCGGCGCTGAAGAGCCAGGCAGTGTAA